The window GTGACTGCCAATGCTTCTGGCGGTACAGGTGCAGATCCCCTGCAGTGGTGGAGCGCCCTGACCCAGCAGTTTCAGCACATCGCGCAGCAGGCCGTGCAGGATGTGACCCAGCACGCCATGCAGCATGCGGCCACCACGCAGGAAGCGGCTGCCACGGCGATGGAGGCGATGGGTGCGACAGGTGGCGCAGCCACCAAGGCGAAGGCCAAGAGCCCCGTTGCCAGGAAGCCGGCAGCGAAGGCGCCAGCAGGCAAGGCTGCGGCGCCATGGGCTCCCGCCAAGCGCGCTGCGGCCAAGAAACCGGTGTCCGGTCGAAAATAGGCACTGGTCTGCGGGCGGGCCACGACCGCAGTTCCGTTTTGCGGCGACCCCGAAGCGGTCATGGCTGACACCGCCATGGTGCCGGCCGGACCGTAGAATGATCCGCATGAAACGGTTTCCCTATGGTCACGCCACCCACCCCGATTGGCGCATGGCCGTCTCGCTGGTGGTGGCACAGATACGCGGTCGCATGGCGCAGAGCGGCTATGCCCGCAATCCCAGCCTGGGGGTTGCATATTTCAGTGACGCCTTTGCCAGCCACGCCGAGGCGTTGCTCGAAGCCTTGCAGGATGAATTCCCCGAAGTGAGCGACTGGTCGGGCGCCGTGGGGGCTGGCGTCATGGCGACGCGTGCGGAATACCTGACCGAGCCTGCACTGGCCGTGATGCTGCTGGATCTACCGCGCCACGCGTATCGAGTGTTTTCCGGCATTGCGCCCTTGCGCTCGGAGGGGGGCGTTCCTCACGGCGCTTCTGCCGCGCTTTTCAGCACGTGGCAACAGGCGCTGGTACATGCAGATGCCAACCTGCATGATTTGCCAGATCTGCTGCAGGAACTGGCTGCCCGCACCGGGGCTGGTCAATTGCTGGGCGGGTTGTGCTCCGGCTCGGCGCCCCCCTTGCAACTGGCGTGGAGCAAAGCGCTGGAGCCCCGGCACAGCGGCGTGTTTCATGGCGGGATCTCGGGCCTTGCCTTCGGTGCAGATGCAGCGGCCCTGCAGTCCGTGACCCAGGGCTGCCAGCCAATCGGCGGGCGGATGCGCATCACTGCCTTGCAGGACAATGTGCTGCTGTCGCTGGACGGGCGCCCGGCGCTGGAGGTGCTGGAGGAGATCATGTTGGTGCGCATGGACACCCATCCGGAGCTGGCGACGCGCAAGATGCGCAACATGCAGGTGGCCCTGGAGAATATTGACCACCCTCAAAGCGTGTACGAAGGACAACTGCCACCGCAGGCACGCGTCTGTTCACTGCTGGGCGTGGATACACGCCGAGGCGGGATCGTGCTGCCCGAATCGGCGC is drawn from Comamonas odontotermitis and contains these coding sequences:
- a CDS encoding FIST signal transduction protein is translated as MKRFPYGHATHPDWRMAVSLVVAQIRGRMAQSGYARNPSLGVAYFSDAFASHAEALLEALQDEFPEVSDWSGAVGAGVMATRAEYLTEPALAVMLLDLPRHAYRVFSGIAPLRSEGGVPHGASAALFSTWQQALVHADANLHDLPDLLQELAARTGAGQLLGGLCSGSAPPLQLAWSKALEPRHSGVFHGGISGLAFGADAAALQSVTQGCQPIGGRMRITALQDNVLLSLDGRPALEVLEEIMLVRMDTHPELATRKMRNMQVALENIDHPQSVYEGQLPPQARVCSLLGVDTRRGGIVLPESALEQKYLRFCQRNWTAARADLLRMCAELRESLAPANGQPLLAGGSQLSVEAEGVPEAVQERAIAGAIYISCTGRGGGYFGAENGELELLHHVLGDIPLIGFFSQGEIAGQQLHRYSGALLVFTQEV